DNA sequence from the Rhizobium lusitanum genome:
ACCATCGGCGTGCAGCGTATCAAGACCGTAGAAATCGATTGGATCACCGAAGCCGATGCGTCGACGCACCTCGTCCCCGCCTGTGGTGAGCATATGATGGAAGGCCGTCCGTTGCCAATTCTCGGCGGCGATCCCCTGATGCGACGGGCCATATTCGAACTCGCGCTCGATCGCCTGATTACCATCCCAGCGGAAAGCACGACCTTCGTAGACCGGATGCAGCGTGTCCATCAACGTCATGGCGCGATCGACGTTGAGACCATGCCGGCGGCATGCCTCGCAGAAACCCGTCAGGATATCGGCCTCTCCCATGCCCTTGAGACCGGCCTGCATGAGCCAGCTGGCGATTTCGCCGATGTCCTGTGCGTCCATGGATTATCTCCCGACCCTCTAAAGGATTCGCTTTAATACGAAACTTGTAGGCTTGGAATGCCGTACGGCACAAAATTGTCCGGACGGAAGCAAGCGATCGCCGCTCCTGTGGCACAGAAGCGGCGATTTGACACGCCGGAAGGGTGTCGGCGAAGCTTCAGCTCCTTACATGCGGCTTCAGTAGGTCCTCCAGGCCGATCCGGCGGAAGAGTTCGGCGCGGACGCGATCGGCGACGCCATTGACGATTTCCGCACCATCCTCGGACGGATCGATATGGATGCGGAAGGGACGCGTGCCGAAGGGCATGTTGACGACATCGACGATGGCGACGGCAACAGAGGCGGCATCCGCATCGGCAGGCTCCAGCGAGGCCAACCCCTTCAGGGCCTGGTCCGGAACGCCGGCATAGGGACCATCGTCATATTCGGCAGCGCGCGCCTTGTCGGCGGGCGAGCCGGAATGAGCGAAATGGTTCGTGCCCTTGGTGAAGGCACCGGGAACGATGATGGCAGTCTCGATGCCCCAGCGGGTCAGCTCGGACGCATAGGAGACGGCGAGCGAATCCATGGCGGCCTTGGCGGCGAAATAGGGCGACAGGTAAGGTGGCGTGCCGCCGCGGGTGCTGGACGAGGACACCCAGACCACCAGGCCCTTGCCCTGCTGGCGCAGATGCGGAAGTGCTGCACGGTTGACGCGCTGGGTGCTGAGCACATTGATGTCGTAGAGCTCGGCGAACTGTTCCGGCGTGAAAGCCTCGGCGGGGCCGAAGGACATGTGGCCGGCATTGTGGATGATGGTGTCGATGCGGCCTTCCTGCCCGATGACCTTGGCGATACCGGCTTCGACGGAAGCGTCCGAGGCGACATCCAGCTCGACAGCTTTTAGGTCGACGCCGTTTTCCCTGGCGAAGGCGGCGGCTTCAGCGACTTGCGGCGCGTTGCGACCCTCGGTTTGACGCATGCCGGCATAGACCGTGTGGCCGGCCTTGGCGAGAGCGCGGGCGGTCAAGGCGCCGAAGCCGCTTGATGCGCCGGTGATGACGATAACTTGCTTGCTCATGATCCTGTTCCTTGTCGGATGACTATAGTGTGGGTGAATGGGTGGTGACGGCGGGAAGAACCCGCCGCCGATCAGGAGGCTCAGACCATGCCGCCATTGGCGCGCAGCGTCTGGCCGTTGATCCAGGAACCATCAGGACCAGCGAGGAAGGAAACGGTAGCGGCGATATCATCAGGCGTGCCGAGGCGCTCCAGCGGGTTCATCTTGGCCATGCGGTCGATCAGCTCGTCGCTCTTGCCGTTGAGGAAGAGATCGGTCGCCGTCGGGCCGGGCGCGACGGCGTTGACCGTGATCGAACGGCCGCGCATCTCCTTGGACATGATGCCGGTCAGTGTTTCCACAGCGGCCTTGGTTGCGGCATAGACGCCGTAAGTCTCGAGCTTCAGGCCCACGACGCTGGTCGAGAAGTTGATGATGCGGCCGCCATCACGCAGGCGTTTGCCGGCTTCACGCAGCGTATTGAAGGTGCCCTTCAGGTTGATGGCGATCTGGCGGTCGAAGTTGGCGTCATCGGCATCGGTGATCTTGGCGAGCTGCAAGATGCCGGCATTGTTAACGAGGACATCGATACCGCCAAAGGCGGCTTCGGCCGCGTCGAACATCCGGCGCACAGCTTCGGCATCGGAAACGTCAGCCTTGGCGATCAGCGCCTTGCCGCCCTTCCCCTCTATTTTGCGGGCCAGCTCCTCGGCGGCGGCTTCGCTGCCGGAGTAGTTGATGACAACCGTGAAGCCGTCCTTTGCGAGGCGTTCCGCAATCGCGGCGCCAATGCCGCGAGATGCGCCGGTAACGATGGCTACCCTGTTGGAATTATTGGTCATTGTCTTCATCCTTCATGTTTCTGCGCCGTAGCGCGTTTCGATGAAGCGAAGATGCCTCTTTTCAATTCGCGGATAATCATCCATTAATCGGCATCACTATCCGAAATTTACGAACAAAGAAAAATGGACAGATTCGATGCCATGCGGGTGTTTTCCCGCGTCGTGGAACGCCGCAGCTTCACGCTGGCCGCCGAAGACACCGGCCTGCCGCGCTCGACGGTAACGGACGCTGTCAAGCAACTGGAGGCGCGGCTGGGTGTTCGCCTGCTGCAGCGAACCACACGGCATGTCAGCCCGACGCTCGACGGCGAGGCCTATTACCAGCGCTGCCTGCGCATCTTGTCGGACATTGAAGACGCCGAAGGCGCCTTTGCCGGTGCCAAGCCGAAGGGGCTGTTGCGCGTCGATGTGCACGGAACGCTCGCCCGGCATTTCGTCCTGCCGAACCTGCCGTCCTTCCTCGAAACCTATCCCGAAATCGAACTTTACATGACCGAGGGCGACCGTTTCGTCGACCTGATCCGCGAAGGCATCGACTGCGTGCTGCGCGTCGGCACGCCGCAGGACAGCGACATGATCGCCCGCCGCGTCGCCATGTTGGAGGAAGTTACGCTGGCCGCGCCGGCCTATATCGAGCGCTTCGGCATGCCGACGCATCCGGACACTCTCGACGGCCACCGCATGGTCGGCTTCCGCTCCT
Encoded proteins:
- a CDS encoding SDR family oxidoreductase codes for the protein MSKQVIVITGASSGFGALTARALAKAGHTVYAGMRQTEGRNAPQVAEAAAFARENGVDLKAVELDVASDASVEAGIAKVIGQEGRIDTIIHNAGHMSFGPAEAFTPEQFAELYDINVLSTQRVNRAALPHLRQQGKGLVVWVSSSSTRGGTPPYLSPYFAAKAAMDSLAVSYASELTRWGIETAIIVPGAFTKGTNHFAHSGSPADKARAAEYDDGPYAGVPDQALKGLASLEPADADAASVAVAIVDVVNMPFGTRPFRIHIDPSEDGAEIVNGVADRVRAELFRRIGLEDLLKPHVRS
- a CDS encoding LysR family transcriptional regulator, producing MDRFDAMRVFSRVVERRSFTLAAEDTGLPRSTVTDAVKQLEARLGVRLLQRTTRHVSPTLDGEAYYQRCLRILSDIEDAEGAFAGAKPKGLLRVDVHGTLARHFVLPNLPSFLETYPEIELYMTEGDRFVDLIREGIDCVLRVGTPQDSDMIARRVAMLEEVTLAAPAYIERFGMPTHPDTLDGHRMVGFRSSATGGLLPLEFTIDGAVRNITLPATVSVNAAESYFSAAKLGLGLIQVPRYHAEEALKSGELLHVLKDFPPTRTPVSMLYPRNRQLSPRVRVFIDWLVQVFARQTEAEGSSG
- a CDS encoding SDR family oxidoreductase, with translation MTNNSNRVAIVTGASRGIGAAIAERLAKDGFTVVINYSGSEAAAEELARKIEGKGGKALIAKADVSDAEAVRRMFDAAEAAFGGIDVLVNNAGILQLAKITDADDANFDRQIAINLKGTFNTLREAGKRLRDGGRIINFSTSVVGLKLETYGVYAATKAAVETLTGIMSKEMRGRSITVNAVAPGPTATDLFLNGKSDELIDRMAKMNPLERLGTPDDIAATVSFLAGPDGSWINGQTLRANGGMV